A window of the Microbispora sp. ZYX-F-249 genome harbors these coding sequences:
- a CDS encoding deoxyguanosinetriphosphate triphosphohydrolase, with protein MARYDEHDQARWVPEPPGNPERSAFERDRARVLHSASLRRLAAKTQVVAPADCTGLHSPRTRLTHSLECAQIGREMGKVLGCDPDLVETACLAHDLGHPPFGHNGEAALDELAAPCGGFQGNAQNLRLLTRLEAKVITEDGRSAGLNLTRATLDSVCKYPWAGSSCRIPGVPLAGEGQPYCVYPDDLAVFRWVREGAPDYAVGFEAQVMDWADDVAYSVHDLEDALTCGHVTMAALRDPEERLEVCRLTRQWYTPDAGLEELSETFARLITEPLWPAAFDAGLADLAALKRLTSALIGRLCRSAQDATREAYGCRPAPAGRSAPGRYDADLVVPRTTRLECALLKGVTAHYVMSREDHHAVQARQREIIAELGDLILRGAPATLEPALRPQFEQAADDAGRLRAVVDQIASLTDASAMGWHRRMSVAAHRRLKAG; from the coding sequence ATGGCCCGCTATGACGAGCACGACCAGGCACGATGGGTGCCTGAGCCGCCCGGCAACCCCGAGCGGAGCGCGTTCGAGCGGGACCGGGCACGCGTGCTCCACAGCGCCTCGCTGCGCAGGCTCGCCGCCAAGACGCAGGTGGTTGCCCCCGCCGACTGCACCGGCCTGCACAGCCCCCGTACGCGGCTGACCCACTCGCTGGAGTGCGCGCAGATCGGCCGGGAGATGGGCAAGGTCCTCGGCTGCGACCCCGACCTGGTGGAGACCGCCTGTCTCGCCCACGACCTCGGCCACCCCCCGTTCGGCCACAACGGGGAGGCCGCCCTCGACGAACTGGCGGCGCCGTGCGGCGGGTTCCAGGGCAACGCGCAGAACCTGCGCCTGCTGACCCGGCTTGAGGCCAAGGTCATCACCGAGGACGGCCGCAGCGCCGGGCTCAACCTCACCCGGGCGACGCTCGACTCGGTGTGCAAGTACCCCTGGGCCGGGTCCTCCTGCCGGATTCCGGGCGTCCCGCTCGCCGGGGAGGGCCAGCCGTACTGCGTCTACCCCGACGACCTGGCGGTCTTCCGGTGGGTGCGGGAGGGCGCGCCCGACTACGCGGTCGGCTTCGAGGCGCAGGTCATGGACTGGGCCGACGACGTGGCGTACTCGGTGCACGACCTGGAGGACGCGCTGACCTGCGGCCACGTCACGATGGCGGCGCTGCGCGACCCGGAGGAGCGGCTGGAGGTGTGCCGCCTGACGAGGCAGTGGTACACGCCCGACGCCGGTCTGGAGGAGCTGTCGGAGACCTTCGCGCGGCTGATCACCGAGCCGCTGTGGCCCGCCGCCTTCGACGCCGGGCTCGCCGACCTCGCCGCGCTCAAGCGGCTCACCAGCGCGCTCATCGGCCGGCTGTGCCGCTCCGCGCAGGACGCCACGCGCGAGGCGTACGGCTGCCGCCCGGCGCCCGCCGGCCGGAGCGCCCCGGGACGGTACGACGCGGACCTGGTGGTGCCGAGGACCACCCGGCTGGAGTGCGCGCTGCTCAAGGGCGTGACGGCGCACTACGTGATGTCGCGGGAGGACCACCACGCCGTCCAGGCCCGGCAGCGGGAGATCATCGCCGAGCTCGGCGATCTCATCCTCCGGGGCGCCCCGGCGACCCTGGAGCCCGCCCTGCGGCCGCAGTTCGAGCAGGCCGCCGACGACGCGGGACGGCTGCGCGCGGTGGTGGACCAGATCGCCTCGCTCACCGACGCGTCCGCCATGGGCTGGCACCGGCG
- a CDS encoding M14 family zinc carboxypeptidase: MRRRRRPPALAIAAALLCTLPTLLGAAPVSSAVPPAAPLTAAGDAPAGRADQEPSPSRQYQVDGPATVAQRSAVARTGAAIDEVHGRSMVVTATLQESDAIRRLGFKVTDLTPPAEPAGPQTFDFPAGDSGYHNHAELSALVDQVVAAHPTIARRFSYGRSYEGRDLMGVKISDNVATDENEPEVLFTAHQHAREHLTVEMAIYLLRLFTDGYGGDAQITDLVNTREIWILPDLNPDGGEYDVATGSYRSWRKNRQPNAGTSSVGTDLNRNWGYRWGCCGGSSGTPSSETYRGSAAESAPEVKAAADFVRGRVVGGVQQIKAAIDWHTYSELVLWPYGYTTADTGPGMTQDDRDAHAALGRSMAATNGYTAEQASDLYITDGSIDDWMWGTYKIFTYTFEMYPRGSSPGFYSPDETIDRETSRNRAAALLLVQNADCVYRVIGKESAYCGTGTPPAVVYSDTFETATGWTANAAGSDTATSGAWERADPAATSSSGAKQLGTTVSGSYDLVTGAAAGTSAGDGDVDGGVTTITSPPITLPASGTLTLSLSWYLAHGSNSSSADYFRVKVIGGTTSTVFEQLGAATDRDGAWSVATASLTGFAGQTVRIQFEAADLATASLVEAGVDDVRITRS; the protein is encoded by the coding sequence GTGAGAAGACGTCGCCGCCCGCCGGCGCTCGCGATCGCCGCGGCGCTGCTGTGCACCCTCCCCACGCTGCTCGGCGCCGCCCCCGTGTCGTCGGCCGTCCCGCCGGCGGCCCCGCTCACGGCCGCCGGGGACGCACCCGCGGGGCGGGCGGACCAGGAGCCGTCGCCGTCGAGGCAGTACCAGGTGGACGGCCCGGCCACCGTCGCGCAGCGCAGCGCGGTGGCCCGCACCGGGGCCGCGATCGACGAGGTGCACGGCCGGAGCATGGTCGTCACCGCGACGCTCCAGGAGTCCGACGCCATCCGGCGGCTCGGGTTCAAGGTCACCGACCTGACGCCCCCGGCCGAGCCCGCCGGCCCGCAGACCTTCGACTTCCCCGCGGGGGACTCCGGCTACCACAACCACGCCGAGCTCAGCGCGCTGGTGGACCAGGTCGTCGCCGCCCATCCCACGATCGCCCGCAGGTTCAGCTACGGCCGCTCCTACGAGGGCCGCGACCTCATGGGCGTCAAGATCAGCGACAACGTGGCCACCGACGAGAACGAGCCGGAGGTGCTGTTCACCGCCCACCAGCACGCGCGCGAGCACCTGACCGTCGAGATGGCGATCTACCTGCTGCGCCTGTTCACCGACGGCTACGGCGGCGACGCCCAGATCACCGACCTGGTGAACACGCGGGAAATCTGGATCCTGCCCGACCTCAACCCCGACGGCGGCGAGTACGACGTCGCCACCGGTTCCTACCGGTCCTGGCGCAAGAACCGCCAGCCCAACGCCGGCACCTCCAGCGTCGGCACCGACCTCAACCGCAACTGGGGCTACAGGTGGGGCTGCTGCGGCGGATCCTCCGGCACCCCGTCGAGCGAGACCTACCGCGGATCGGCCGCCGAGTCGGCCCCGGAGGTCAAGGCGGCGGCCGACTTCGTCCGCGGCCGGGTGGTCGGCGGCGTCCAGCAGATCAAGGCCGCCATCGACTGGCACACCTACAGCGAGCTCGTCCTGTGGCCGTACGGGTACACGACGGCCGACACCGGCCCGGGCATGACGCAGGACGACCGGGACGCGCACGCCGCTCTCGGCCGCAGCATGGCGGCCACCAACGGGTACACCGCCGAGCAGGCGAGCGACCTCTACATCACCGACGGCTCGATCGACGACTGGATGTGGGGCACCTACAAGATCTTCACGTACACGTTCGAGATGTATCCCCGGGGGAGCAGCCCCGGCTTCTACTCGCCCGACGAGACGATCGACCGGGAGACCTCCCGCAACCGGGCGGCCGCGCTGCTGCTCGTCCAGAACGCCGACTGCGTCTACCGGGTCATCGGGAAGGAGTCCGCGTACTGCGGCACGGGCACGCCGCCCGCCGTCGTCTACTCCGACACCTTCGAGACCGCGACCGGCTGGACGGCGAACGCGGCGGGCTCCGACACGGCGACCTCGGGCGCGTGGGAGCGCGCCGACCCCGCCGCGACCTCCTCCAGCGGGGCCAAGCAGCTCGGCACCACGGTCAGCGGGAGCTACGACCTGGTCACCGGCGCCGCCGCCGGGACGAGCGCGGGGGACGGCGACGTCGACGGGGGAGTGACCACGATCACGTCACCGCCGATCACGCTGCCGGCCTCGGGGACGCTCACGCTGTCGTTGTCCTGGTATCTCGCCCACGGGTCCAACTCCTCCTCCGCCGACTACTTCCGCGTGAAGGTCATCGGCGGCACGACGAGCACGGTCTTCGAGCAGCTCGGCGCGGCCACCGACAGGGACGGCGCGTGGAGCGTCGCCACCGCGTCGCTGACCGGGTTCGCCGGCCAGACCGTGCGCATCCAGTTCGAGGCGGCCGACCTGGCGACCGCCAGTCTCGTGGAGGCCGGTGTCGACGACGTCCGCATCACCAGGAGCTAG
- the ppdK gene encoding pyruvate, phosphate dikinase: protein MPKYVYDFTEGNKDLKDLLGGKGANLAEMTNIGLPVPPGFTITTEACRHYLRHGGMPDGLEGEIGEHLAALEARMGKRLGQADDPLLVSVRSGAKFSMPGMMETVLNIGLNDDSVLGLAKQSGNDRFAWDSYRRLIQMFGKTVLGIGDELFEDAMDDLKGEREDTDLDAADLQRLVETFKGIVRERTGRDFPADPRVQMDLAVRAVFDSWNAPRAILYRRQERIPADLGTAVNIVAMVFGNMGPDSGTGVAFTRDPGSGRQGVYGDYLRNAQGEDVVAGIRNTVPLQELETINPPAYRELLDIMATLERHYRDLCDIEFTIERGKLWMLQTRVGKRTAEAAFCIATQLVDEGLIDMDEAVIRVTGDQLAQLMFPRFAATAGNRRLTHGMNASPGAAAGKAVFSSERAVELAGRGEAVILVRRETNPDDLAGMIAAQGVLTSRGGKTSHAAVVARGMGKTCVCGAEELDVDTHARRFTAPGGIVVNEGEVISIDGGTGAVYLGEVPVTASPVAEYFEGEPAGDELVRAVDRIMTHADSVRRLAVWANADTAEDAARARRYGAQGIGLCRTEHMFLGERRRLVEDLILAATPKERQAALDALEPLQTGDFTGIFTAMRGLPVTIRLIDPPLHEFLPDLTDLAVKVAVAEERAGKGADDRDRRLLAAVKRLHEQNPMLGLRGVRLGLTIPGLFAMQVRAIAAAARRVEGARAEIMIPLVGAVQELEIVREEAERILAEAGVEAAIGTMIEVPRAALTAGQIAESAEFFSFGTNDLTQMTWGFSRDDVESGFFGRYLDLGVFGVSPFESIDREGVGRLMRIAAEEGRRTRPGLKIGICGEHGGDPDSVHFCHGIGLDYVSCSPFRIPVARLEAGRAALTCAESDTR, encoded by the coding sequence ATGCCCAAGTACGTTTACGACTTCACCGAGGGCAACAAGGACCTCAAAGACCTCCTCGGTGGTAAGGGCGCCAATCTGGCGGAAATGACCAACATCGGCCTGCCCGTGCCTCCCGGCTTCACGATCACCACCGAGGCGTGCCGTCACTACCTCCGCCATGGCGGCATGCCCGACGGGCTGGAGGGGGAGATCGGCGAGCACCTCGCCGCCCTGGAGGCGCGCATGGGCAAGCGCCTCGGCCAGGCCGACGACCCGCTGCTGGTCAGCGTGAGGTCGGGGGCGAAGTTCTCGATGCCCGGCATGATGGAGACCGTCCTCAACATCGGCCTCAACGACGACTCGGTCCTCGGGCTGGCCAAGCAGTCGGGCAACGACCGCTTCGCGTGGGACTCCTACCGCCGGCTCATCCAGATGTTCGGCAAGACCGTCCTGGGCATCGGCGACGAGCTGTTCGAGGACGCGATGGACGACCTCAAGGGCGAGCGGGAGGACACCGACCTCGACGCCGCCGACCTCCAGCGGCTGGTCGAGACCTTCAAGGGCATCGTCCGCGAGCGGACCGGCCGCGACTTCCCCGCCGACCCCCGTGTGCAGATGGACCTCGCCGTCAGGGCGGTCTTCGACTCCTGGAACGCCCCGCGCGCGATCCTCTACCGCCGCCAGGAGCGCATCCCCGCCGACCTCGGCACGGCCGTCAACATCGTGGCCATGGTGTTCGGCAACATGGGCCCCGACTCCGGGACCGGCGTCGCATTCACCCGGGACCCCGGCTCGGGACGCCAGGGCGTCTACGGCGACTACCTGCGCAACGCCCAGGGCGAGGACGTCGTCGCAGGCATCCGCAACACCGTTCCCCTGCAGGAGCTGGAGACCATCAACCCCCCTGCCTACCGCGAGCTCCTCGACATCATGGCGACGCTGGAGCGGCACTACCGCGACCTGTGCGACATCGAGTTCACGATCGAGCGCGGCAAGCTGTGGATGCTGCAGACCCGCGTCGGCAAGCGCACGGCCGAGGCCGCCTTCTGCATCGCCACCCAGCTCGTGGACGAGGGCCTCATCGACATGGACGAGGCGGTCATCCGGGTCACGGGCGACCAGCTCGCCCAGCTCATGTTCCCCCGCTTCGCCGCGACGGCGGGCAACCGCAGGCTGACCCACGGCATGAACGCCTCACCCGGCGCCGCCGCGGGCAAGGCCGTCTTCAGCTCCGAGCGGGCCGTCGAGCTGGCGGGGCGGGGCGAGGCGGTCATCCTCGTGCGGCGGGAGACCAACCCCGACGACCTCGCCGGGATGATCGCGGCGCAGGGTGTGCTCACCTCCAGGGGCGGCAAGACCTCCCACGCCGCGGTGGTGGCCCGCGGCATGGGCAAGACCTGCGTGTGCGGGGCCGAGGAGCTGGACGTCGACACGCACGCCCGCCGCTTCACCGCGCCAGGCGGGATCGTCGTGAACGAGGGCGAGGTGATCTCCATCGACGGCGGCACCGGCGCCGTCTACCTCGGCGAGGTCCCCGTCACGGCCTCGCCGGTCGCCGAGTACTTCGAGGGCGAGCCGGCCGGGGACGAGCTGGTGCGGGCCGTCGACCGGATCATGACCCACGCCGACTCCGTCCGCCGGCTCGCCGTGTGGGCCAACGCCGACACCGCCGAGGACGCCGCGCGCGCCCGCCGCTACGGCGCCCAGGGCATCGGGCTGTGCCGTACGGAGCACATGTTCCTGGGGGAGCGGCGGCGGCTCGTGGAGGACCTGATCCTGGCCGCGACGCCCAAGGAGCGGCAGGCCGCGCTGGACGCGCTGGAACCGCTGCAGACCGGCGACTTCACCGGCATCTTCACGGCCATGCGCGGGCTGCCGGTGACGATCCGGCTGATCGACCCGCCGCTGCACGAGTTCCTGCCCGACCTCACCGACCTGGCCGTGAAGGTGGCCGTCGCGGAAGAACGGGCGGGGAAGGGAGCGGACGACCGGGACCGCAGGCTCCTGGCGGCGGTCAAGCGGCTGCACGAGCAGAACCCCATGCTGGGCCTGCGCGGCGTACGGCTCGGCCTGACGATCCCCGGTCTGTTCGCCATGCAGGTGCGGGCCATCGCCGCGGCGGCACGGAGGGTCGAGGGCGCCCGGGCGGAGATCATGATCCCGCTGGTCGGCGCGGTGCAGGAGCTGGAGATCGTACGGGAGGAGGCGGAGCGCATCCTCGCCGAGGCGGGCGTGGAGGCGGCGATCGGCACGATGATCGAGGTGCCGAGGGCGGCGCTGACGGCCGGGCAGATCGCCGAGTCCGCCGAGTTCTTCTCGTTCGGCACCAACGACCTCACCCAGATGACCTGGGGCTTCTCCCGCGACGACGTGGAGAGCGGCTTCTTCGGCAGGTACCTCGACCTGGGCGTCTTCGGGGTCTCGCCGTTCGAGTCCATCGACCGTGAGGGCGTCGGCCGCCTGATGCGGATCGCGGCCGAGGAGGGCAGGCGGACCCGGCCGGGCCTGAAGATCGGCATCTGCGGCGAGCACGGCGGCGACCCCGACTCGGTCCACTTCTGCCACGGGATCGGCCTCGACTACGTCTCCTGCTCGCCGTTCCGTATCCCGGTGGCGCGGCTCGAGGCGGGCCGCGCCGCGCTGACCTGCGCGGAGTCCGACACCCGATGA
- a CDS encoding alpha/beta hydrolase encodes MSRGVSARRIWPVMAAAVAGLGAVAATAGCGGARVAPEEYASATPSPSWKACEETASSSGFECATLQVPLDYAKPEGRKIGIALVRLRATDQSRRIGSLVFNFGGPGGSGVTTLMNAAHAFSTLNTRYDLVSFDPRGVERSSGIRCLSGPQMDQYMSREPSENAAAETKLVTGFAQGCERNAGWILPYVGTVNAARDMETLRAALGEPRLDYLGFSYGTHLGAVYATQFPKKVGRMVLDSAVDPSIGMLEMAKTQALGFQKAYEDYLADCAKTRTSCPLGADPAAANATVLRLLDTLSRTPGKVGSRTVTEDVARAGITQALYSRLTWPLLTEALDEGRKGRLDGLLALADQYAGRQPDGTYSTLQFSLPSVLCVDSTDRPTVAQAEELARRLEKRSPIFASTAISAGSCSVWPVRGDDAARHVDATGSNPILVVGVTNDPATPYQWAPRLAEQLRTGVLLTLNGEGHGAYGQSRCIDDKVDAFLLEGKVPANGTRCD; translated from the coding sequence GTGTCGCGAGGGGTGTCGGCGCGGAGGATCTGGCCGGTCATGGCGGCGGCGGTGGCCGGGCTCGGCGCGGTGGCGGCGACCGCCGGCTGCGGCGGCGCGCGGGTCGCCCCCGAGGAGTACGCCTCCGCCACGCCGTCACCGTCCTGGAAGGCGTGCGAGGAGACCGCCTCCTCCTCCGGCTTCGAGTGCGCCACGCTCCAGGTGCCGCTCGACTACGCCAAGCCCGAGGGCAGGAAGATCGGTATCGCCCTGGTCCGGCTGCGGGCCACCGACCAGAGCCGGCGCATCGGCTCCCTGGTCTTCAACTTCGGGGGTCCCGGCGGCTCCGGCGTCACGACGCTCATGAACGCGGCCCACGCGTTCTCCACGTTGAACACCCGCTACGACCTCGTCAGCTTCGACCCGCGCGGAGTGGAACGCAGCAGCGGCATCCGCTGTCTCAGCGGCCCGCAGATGGACCAGTACATGAGCAGGGAGCCGAGCGAGAACGCCGCGGCCGAGACCAAGCTCGTCACCGGATTCGCGCAGGGATGCGAGCGCAACGCGGGCTGGATCCTGCCCTATGTCGGCACCGTCAACGCGGCACGCGACATGGAGACGCTGCGGGCGGCCCTCGGCGAACCGCGCCTCGACTACCTGGGCTTCTCCTACGGCACCCACCTCGGCGCGGTGTACGCCACGCAGTTCCCGAAAAAGGTGGGGCGGATGGTGCTCGACTCCGCCGTCGACCCCTCGATCGGCATGCTCGAGATGGCCAAGACCCAGGCCCTCGGCTTCCAGAAGGCGTACGAGGACTACCTGGCCGACTGCGCCAAGACGCGGACGAGCTGCCCGCTGGGCGCCGACCCCGCCGCCGCCAACGCCACCGTGCTGCGGCTCCTCGACACCCTGTCCCGCACGCCGGGGAAGGTGGGCTCGCGCACGGTCACCGAGGACGTGGCCCGGGCCGGCATCACCCAGGCGCTCTACAGCAGGCTCACCTGGCCGCTGCTGACCGAGGCCCTGGACGAGGGCCGGAAGGGCAGGCTCGACGGCCTGCTCGCGCTGGCCGACCAGTACGCCGGGCGGCAGCCGGACGGCACCTACTCGACGCTGCAGTTCTCGCTGCCGTCGGTGCTGTGCGTCGACAGCACCGACCGGCCCACGGTCGCCCAGGCCGAGGAGCTGGCCCGGCGGCTGGAGAAGCGGAGCCCGATCTTCGCCTCGACCGCGATCAGCGCGGGGTCGTGCAGCGTCTGGCCGGTGCGCGGGGACGACGCCGCCAGGCACGTCGACGCCACCGGGTCCAATCCCATCCTGGTGGTCGGCGTGACGAACGACCCGGCCACGCCGTACCAGTGGGCGCCGCGGCTGGCCGAACAGCTGCGCACCGGCGTGCTGCTGACGCTGAACGGCGAGGGACACGGCGCGTACGGCCAGAGCAGGTGCATCGACGACAAGGTCGACGCGTTCCTGCTGGAGGGGAAGGTCCCGGCCAACGGAACGCGCTGCGACTGA
- a CDS encoding glycine--tRNA ligase, producing the protein MARRTDVLETIVSLAKRRGLVFPSSEIYGGLRASWDYGPLGVELKNNVKREWWKAMVQGRDDVVGLDSCVILAREVWQASGHVDTFTDPLTECQSCHKRYRADHLVEAYEAKHGSEPAGGLADITCPNCGNKGAFTQPKQFSGLLKTFLGPVEDESGLAYLRPETAQGIFINYLNVQQSARRKIPFGIGQIGKSFRNEITPGNFIFRTREFEQMEMEFFVKPGTDEEWHQYWIDERLRWYVDLGINKDNLRLYEHPKEKLSHYSKRTVDIEYRFNFAGGEWGELEGIANRTDFDLTAHGKASGTDLSFFEQESGERYVPYVIEPAAGVDRATLTFLIDAYTVDQAPNAKGVMEERTVMRLDHRLAPVKVAVLPLSRNADLSPKARDLAARLRRRWNVDFDDAGAIGRRYRRQDEIGTPFAITVDFDTLEDQAVTIRERDSMAQQRVALDQVESYLRQHLND; encoded by the coding sequence ATGGCACGTCGCACCGACGTCTTGGAAACGATCGTCAGCCTCGCCAAACGCCGCGGGCTCGTCTTCCCGTCGAGCGAGATCTACGGAGGCCTGCGGGCGTCCTGGGACTACGGCCCCCTCGGTGTCGAGCTCAAGAACAACGTGAAGCGCGAGTGGTGGAAGGCCATGGTGCAGGGCCGCGACGACGTCGTCGGCCTCGACTCCTGTGTCATCCTCGCCCGCGAGGTCTGGCAGGCCAGCGGTCACGTCGACACCTTCACCGACCCGCTCACCGAGTGCCAGTCGTGCCACAAGCGCTACCGCGCCGACCACCTCGTCGAGGCGTACGAGGCCAAGCACGGCAGCGAGCCGGCGGGCGGCCTGGCCGACATCACCTGCCCCAACTGCGGCAACAAGGGCGCCTTCACCCAGCCGAAGCAGTTCAGCGGCCTGCTGAAGACCTTCCTCGGCCCGGTGGAGGACGAGTCCGGCCTGGCGTACCTGCGGCCGGAGACCGCCCAGGGCATCTTCATCAACTACCTGAACGTCCAGCAGTCGGCCCGCAGGAAGATCCCGTTCGGCATCGGCCAGATCGGCAAGTCGTTCCGCAACGAGATCACCCCGGGCAACTTCATCTTCCGCACCCGCGAGTTCGAGCAGATGGAGATGGAGTTCTTCGTCAAGCCGGGCACCGACGAGGAGTGGCACCAGTACTGGATCGACGAGCGCCTGCGCTGGTACGTCGACCTCGGCATCAACAAGGACAACCTCCGGCTCTACGAGCACCCGAAGGAGAAGCTGTCCCACTATTCGAAGCGGACTGTGGACATCGAGTATCGCTTCAACTTCGCCGGCGGCGAGTGGGGTGAGCTGGAGGGCATCGCCAACCGCACCGACTTCGACCTCACCGCGCACGGCAAGGCGTCCGGCACCGACCTGTCGTTCTTCGAGCAGGAGTCGGGCGAGCGCTACGTGCCGTACGTCATCGAGCCGGCGGCCGGTGTGGACCGCGCGACGCTGACCTTCCTCATCGACGCCTACACCGTCGACCAGGCGCCCAACGCCAAGGGCGTGATGGAGGAGCGGACCGTGATGCGCCTCGACCACCGCCTGGCCCCGGTCAAGGTCGCGGTGCTGCCGCTGTCGCGCAACGCCGACCTGTCGCCGAAGGCCCGCGACCTGGCGGCGCGGCTGCGCCGCCGGTGGAACGTGGACTTCGACGACGCGGGCGCCATCGGCCGCCGCTACCGCCGCCAGGACGAGATCGGCACGCCGTTCGCGATCACGGTCGACTTCGACACCCTGGAGGACCAGGCCGTGACGATCCGCGAGCGGGACTCCATGGCCCAGCAGCGGGTCGCGCTCGACCAGGTCGAGTCGTACCTGCGCCAGCACCTCAACGACTAG
- a CDS encoding antibiotic biosynthesis monooxygenase family protein, giving the protein MSRVVHREEELVAERSAGGALSADPSGECPVMSPAVAFPPASPPPGGAYGRGGMLGGMLAVIRYSVPGARADEFAAQARAILDLLAAQPGYLRGQIGRSVDEPALWAVVSEWEGAGYYRRALSAARMVMYPLMTLMINEPGAFEGVYALPGEEANAGTPGKA; this is encoded by the coding sequence GTGTCCAGGGTGGTGCATCGCGAGGAGGAGCTCGTGGCGGAGCGGTCGGCGGGAGGGGCGCTCAGTGCCGATCCCTCCGGAGAGTGCCCGGTCATGTCGCCCGCTGTGGCCTTTCCGCCCGCGTCGCCCCCTCCCGGCGGGGCGTACGGGAGGGGTGGCATGCTGGGCGGCATGCTCGCCGTGATCCGTTACTCGGTGCCGGGCGCCCGCGCCGACGAGTTCGCCGCCCAGGCGCGCGCCATCCTCGACCTGCTGGCCGCGCAGCCGGGATACCTGCGCGGGCAGATCGGCAGGTCGGTGGACGAGCCGGCCCTGTGGGCCGTGGTCAGCGAGTGGGAGGGCGCGGGCTACTACCGCCGCGCCCTGTCGGCGGCGCGAATGGTCATGTATCCGCTGATGACCCTTATGATCAACGAGCCCGGCGCCTTCGAAGGCGTCTACGCGCTCCCCGGCGAGGAGGCGAACGCGGGCACCCCGGGCAAGGCTTGA
- a CDS encoding DUF6703 family protein — MGSETEPPRRQVPAHPLARKPPAGANAASPRARRPLPPGEQFFTPGATGLRAAVERRSAASLVFLFQQPRWLAPLVMVALLIAGLVVPDWRGGVAVLPVLAFIAWLAYLSWPSLRPVGRLLRVAVGTFLVLLAATRFGLI, encoded by the coding sequence GTGGGAAGCGAAACCGAACCGCCGCGCCGTCAGGTGCCGGCGCATCCTCTGGCGAGGAAGCCCCCCGCCGGGGCGAACGCGGCGTCCCCGCGGGCGCGGCGGCCGCTGCCGCCGGGCGAGCAGTTCTTCACGCCCGGCGCGACCGGGCTGCGCGCGGCGGTCGAGCGCAGGAGCGCCGCGTCGCTGGTCTTCCTGTTCCAGCAGCCCCGATGGCTGGCCCCGCTGGTGATGGTGGCCCTGCTGATCGCCGGACTGGTGGTGCCCGACTGGCGGGGCGGCGTGGCCGTGCTGCCGGTGCTCGCGTTCATCGCCTGGCTGGCCTACCTGTCGTGGCCGTCGCTGCGTCCGGTGGGCCGGTTGCTGCGGGTGGCGGTCGGGACGTTCCTGGTTCTCCTCGCCGCCACACGTTTCGGACTGATCTGA
- a CDS encoding Fur family transcriptional regulator, translated as MTKSRDAVHEILRQSRGFRSAQDVFAEMRAVGSKIGLTTVYRALQSLSDSGRVDVLRTDEGESVYRACQTDTHHHHLVCRVCGRTIEVAGPDVERWAEVVGAEHGFIDVTHTVEVFGTCSSCAQSCGESSEEAAGKG; from the coding sequence ATGACGAAGAGCCGCGACGCCGTCCACGAGATACTCCGGCAGAGCCGGGGGTTCCGCAGCGCCCAGGACGTGTTCGCCGAGATGCGCGCGGTCGGCTCGAAGATCGGCCTGACGACCGTGTACCGGGCGCTCCAGTCCCTTTCCGACTCCGGCCGGGTCGACGTGCTGCGCACCGACGAGGGCGAGTCGGTCTACCGGGCCTGTCAGACCGACACCCATCACCACCACCTGGTGTGCCGTGTGTGCGGTCGTACGATCGAGGTCGCCGGGCCGGACGTGGAGCGCTGGGCCGAGGTCGTCGGCGCCGAGCACGGCTTCATCGACGTGACGCACACCGTCGAGGTCTTCGGCACCTGCTCCTCGTGCGCGCAGTCCTGTGGGGAGTCGTCGGAAGAGGCGGCGGGAAAGGGCTGA
- a CDS encoding CGNR zinc finger domain-containing protein gives MPFSHDMVYSLATVVDLINTGTGERDGLAEVGDLEEFVRRREVSGVGALTRRDLAEVRDLREEFHAVFTAPDQPTAVGLLNTLLRRTSITPSLTEHDGHALHVHYFAPDASVAEHLAADCGVALAHVLVENERDRLRTCAAPDCAHVFVDESRNRSRVYCDSRTCGNRMHVAAYRARRRDAS, from the coding sequence GTGCCGTTCAGCCATGACATGGTGTACTCGCTGGCGACGGTGGTGGACCTCATCAACACCGGCACCGGCGAACGCGACGGGCTGGCCGAGGTCGGCGACCTGGAGGAGTTCGTCCGCAGGCGGGAGGTCAGCGGTGTCGGGGCGCTGACCCGGCGCGACCTCGCCGAGGTCCGGGACCTGCGCGAGGAGTTCCACGCCGTGTTCACCGCGCCGGACCAGCCGACGGCGGTCGGCCTGCTCAACACGCTGCTGCGGCGCACCAGCATCACGCCGAGCCTGACCGAGCACGACGGCCATGCCCTCCACGTGCACTACTTCGCGCCGGACGCGTCGGTCGCCGAGCACCTGGCCGCCGACTGCGGCGTCGCGCTCGCCCACGTGCTCGTGGAGAACGAGCGGGACCGCCTGCGCACGTGCGCCGCCCCCGACTGCGCGCACGTCTTCGTGGACGAGTCGCGGAACCGCTCCCGGGTCTACTGCGACAGCCGCACCTGCGGGAACCGGATGCACGTGGCGGCGTACCGGGCCCGCCGCCGCGACGCCTCCTGA